One Alphaproteobacteria bacterium DNA segment encodes these proteins:
- a CDS encoding OB-fold domain-containing protein, whose translation MSTVAERFWDGYANRKVPYQKCAECGNVQSYPRPICHGCGSKKLDWHEAKPEGTVSGATTVYRAPSKEFESLVPYRLLLVDLAEGFRIMSHAEADVDVGDKVAIDFKEIGGRLFPYGRKRA comes from the coding sequence ATGAGCACCGTTGCCGAACGATTCTGGGATGGGTACGCGAACCGCAAGGTGCCGTACCAAAAATGCGCCGAATGCGGAAACGTGCAGAGCTATCCGCGCCCGATCTGCCATGGCTGCGGCTCGAAGAAGCTCGACTGGCACGAAGCGAAGCCCGAGGGCACCGTCAGCGGCGCCACGACGGTTTATCGCGCCCCGTCGAAGGAATTCGAATCGCTGGTGCCGTATCGCCTGTTGCTCGTCGATCTCGCGGAAGGGTTCCGCATCATGAGCCACGCCGAAGCCGATGTGGACGTGGGCGACAAGGTCGCGATCGACTTCAAGGAGATCGGCGGCCGGCTGTTCCCCTACGGCCGCAAGCGCGCGTAA
- a CDS encoding DMT family transporter → MASAADNRRGVLAMLLSAAVVTSSDMFIRAVTFIFPTGEVLATRGLVVMALIGTATAILVPAPLLRLAFQPFVLLRALCEAVMVVLFVMALPHMIFADVTAVFLSSSLLSAALVAGIGFERVGAARWAILLIGFGGVAMVVRPTFEQVNIGAVYALASASMIAVRDLVTRKIDPATPTILITMVTATTVTLLGFALMPFEARWRLPAAHEAGMFLAAGVLVAGANLLGVVAYRRADISVVAPFRYTALPFAIVASFIVWGEMPDFWSILGGATIAAASIAAIWMQRARR, encoded by the coding sequence GTGGCGTCGGCGGCCGATAACCGGCGCGGCGTCCTGGCGATGCTGCTGTCGGCCGCTGTCGTCACCAGCAGCGACATGTTCATCCGCGCAGTTACCTTCATCTTCCCGACGGGGGAGGTGCTGGCGACGCGCGGGCTCGTCGTGATGGCGTTGATCGGCACTGCGACCGCTATCCTCGTACCCGCACCCCTTCTGCGCCTGGCATTTCAGCCTTTCGTGCTGCTGCGTGCGCTGTGCGAGGCGGTGATGGTCGTGCTGTTCGTGATGGCGCTGCCGCATATGATCTTCGCGGACGTGACGGCGGTGTTCCTGTCGTCCTCGCTGCTGTCGGCGGCCCTGGTCGCAGGCATCGGATTCGAGCGTGTGGGGGCGGCGCGCTGGGCCATTCTGCTGATCGGCTTCGGCGGTGTGGCGATGGTCGTGCGACCGACCTTCGAGCAGGTGAATATCGGTGCGGTCTACGCGCTCGCCTCGGCGTCAATGATCGCGGTGCGCGATCTCGTCACCCGCAAGATCGATCCAGCGACGCCGACGATCCTGATCACGATGGTGACCGCCACGACTGTGACGTTGCTGGGATTCGCGCTGATGCCGTTCGAAGCACGGTGGCGCCTGCCCGCAGCGCACGAGGCGGGCATGTTTCTCGCCGCTGGCGTATTGGTGGCGGGCGCAAATCTGCTGGGCGTGGTCGCCTATCGCCGGGCGGATATCTCGGTGGTCGCTCCGTTCCGCTACACTGCGTTGCCCTTCGCGATCGTCGCATCCTTCATCGTCTGGGGCGAGATGCCAGATTTCTGGTCGATCCTGGGTGGGGCGACGATCGCCGCAGCCAGCATCGCGGCGATCTGGATGCAACGCGCGCGGCGTTGA
- a CDS encoding phosphoadenylyl-sulfate reductase, with product MAGDFTELTRRFEGLAAADIVALGVRDIFKGRIALATSFGAESAVLLHMVAAADPATPVLFVDTGKLFGETLRLRDELTARLGLRDVRSLRADPAAVRAADPDGFLFRDDPDRCCAVRKVAPFAAALDGFDAWINGRKRHHGGTRSELGVVEQDGARIKLNPLADWGPAEIDAYLDRYDLPRHPLVADGFVSIGCFTCTERVAPGEDSRAGRWRGTAKTECGIHGSARPKETA from the coding sequence ATGGCCGGTGATTTCACGGAACTGACGCGGCGCTTCGAGGGCTTGGCGGCGGCGGATATCGTCGCGCTGGGCGTGCGCGATATCTTCAAAGGACGGATCGCATTGGCGACGTCCTTCGGCGCGGAATCGGCCGTCCTTTTGCACATGGTCGCCGCGGCCGATCCGGCCACGCCGGTCCTGTTCGTCGATACCGGCAAGCTGTTTGGCGAAACGCTGCGCTTGCGCGACGAGCTGACCGCGCGTTTGGGCTTGCGCGATGTGCGGAGTTTGCGCGCCGACCCCGCCGCCGTGCGCGCGGCCGATCCCGACGGCTTCCTGTTCCGCGACGATCCCGACCGTTGCTGCGCCGTGCGAAAGGTCGCGCCCTTCGCGGCGGCCTTGGACGGGTTCGATGCTTGGATCAACGGCCGCAAGCGCCATCATGGCGGGACACGCTCGGAACTCGGCGTCGTCGAACAAGACGGCGCCCGGATCAAGCTCAATCCGCTGGCCGATTGGGGCCCCGCCGAAATCGACGCCTATCTCGATCGCTACGATCTGCCGCGCCATCCGCTGGTCGCGGACGGGTTCGTGTCGATCGGCTGCTTCACCTGCACCGAACGCGTGGCGCCGGGCGAAGACTCGCGCGCCGGGCGCTGGCGGGGCACCGCCAAAACCGAATGCGGAATCCATGGTTCCGCGCGACCCAAGGAAACGGCCTGA
- the cysC gene encoding adenylyl-sulfate kinase, which translates to MTAVLAQAARLPDAIPANANGEAPLPIVFVGHVDHGKSTLLGRILHDTDSLPDGKLAELRAISAKRGLENEWSFALDALQIERDQGITVDTTQVWFRTRRRTYRAIDAPGHAEFVRNMATGASAAAAAVLVVDAKQGIGEQTRRHAAILDLLGLKRVVVAVNKMDLVDFAQSRFGELVREIGALFDALGGAVAAIVPIAARTGDNIATRSAAMPWYRGATLLDVLDGFDAPKPLSDGPLRLPVQDVYRRGDKRFVVGRIESGRLAVGDGIRIVPGGRLARVAEFHDWNRTTPRTRAEAGESVAIAFDTEVFAERGSWITTPDTSRDAGDVLRVRLLWLGAEALAPGKVLRVALGTGQREAKIERIGQVIEPGHGTAKPGTLGRNGLASVDLKLVAPIAADSFAELPATGRGIVVENGRVVGGFVVERATDAVIAASEKLIFPTDDPIDAAARHRANGHRAGVFWLTGLSGAGKSTLAQAAARRLFERGRQVRILDGDDLRNGLNADLGFAPEDRDENVRRTAHVARLFAQSGFLVIVALISPLRTHRDLARKVVGDDFHEIHIQADIDACRQRDPKGLYARADAGKIGGFTGVSAPYEDPASPDFALDTVALSPAEAVDRLVDFVETHAARAR; encoded by the coding sequence ATGACCGCTGTTCTGGCGCAAGCCGCCCGTCTTCCCGATGCGATCCCCGCCAACGCCAATGGCGAGGCGCCGTTGCCGATTGTGTTCGTCGGCCATGTCGATCACGGCAAATCGACATTGCTTGGCCGCATTCTCCACGACACGGACTCGCTGCCCGACGGCAAGCTGGCGGAGCTGCGTGCCATCTCGGCCAAGCGCGGGTTGGAGAACGAATGGTCCTTCGCGCTCGACGCGCTGCAGATCGAACGCGATCAGGGCATCACCGTCGACACGACGCAAGTTTGGTTCCGCACGCGCCGGCGCACCTATCGCGCCATCGACGCGCCGGGCCACGCCGAATTCGTGCGCAACATGGCGACGGGCGCTTCGGCCGCCGCCGCCGCCGTGCTGGTCGTCGACGCCAAGCAGGGTATCGGCGAGCAGACGCGCCGCCACGCCGCGATCCTCGATCTGCTGGGCCTGAAGCGCGTCGTCGTCGCGGTCAACAAGATGGATCTGGTCGATTTCGCGCAAAGCCGCTTCGGCGAACTGGTGCGCGAGATCGGGGCTTTGTTCGACGCGCTGGGCGGCGCCGTCGCCGCGATCGTGCCGATCGCCGCGCGCACCGGCGACAATATCGCCACACGCAGCGCCGCGATGCCCTGGTATCGCGGCGCCACGCTGCTCGATGTGCTCGATGGGTTCGACGCGCCCAAGCCCTTGTCCGACGGACCGTTGCGCTTGCCCGTGCAGGACGTCTATCGCCGGGGCGACAAGCGCTTCGTGGTCGGGCGCATCGAAAGCGGCCGTTTGGCTGTCGGCGACGGGATACGGATCGTGCCGGGCGGGCGCCTGGCGCGTGTCGCCGAGTTTCACGATTGGAACCGGACGACGCCGCGCACGCGCGCGGAGGCGGGCGAGAGTGTCGCGATCGCCTTCGACACCGAAGTGTTCGCCGAACGCGGTTCTTGGATCACCACGCCCGATACGTCGCGTGACGCGGGCGATGTTCTGCGCGTACGACTGTTGTGGCTTGGTGCCGAAGCGCTGGCACCCGGCAAAGTGCTGCGCGTGGCTTTAGGCACCGGGCAGCGAGAAGCGAAGATCGAGCGGATCGGCCAAGTGATCGAGCCCGGGCACGGAACGGCGAAGCCCGGCACGCTGGGCCGCAACGGTCTCGCCAGCGTCGATCTGAAACTCGTCGCGCCGATCGCGGCGGATAGTTTCGCCGAGTTGCCGGCGACGGGGCGCGGGATCGTGGTGGAGAACGGCCGCGTCGTCGGCGGTTTCGTCGTCGAGCGCGCGACGGATGCGGTGATCGCGGCCTCCGAAAAATTGATTTTCCCGACCGACGATCCGATCGATGCGGCGGCGCGTCATCGCGCCAACGGCCATCGTGCGGGCGTGTTTTGGCTCACCGGTCTGTCGGGGGCGGGCAAATCGACGCTGGCGCAGGCGGCGGCGCGCCGTCTGTTCGAACGCGGTCGTCAGGTCCGTATTCTCGACGGCGACGATCTGCGCAACGGTCTCAATGCCGATCTCGGCTTCGCGCCCGAGGACCGCGACGAAAACGTGCGCCGCACGGCGCATGTGGCGCGGTTGTTCGCGCAAAGCGGCTTCCTCGTGATTGTGGCGTTGATCTCGCCGTTGCGCACCCATCGCGATTTGGCGCGCAAGGTGGTGGGCGACGATTTCCACGAGATCCATATCCAGGCGGATATCGATGCGTGCCGCCAGCGCGATCCCAAGGGCCTCTACGCGCGCGCCGACGCCGGGAAAATCGGCGGCTTCACGGGCGTATCGGCGCCTTACGAGGATCCCGCGTCGCCCGATTTCGCCCTCGATACGGTCGCGTTGTCGCCGGCTGAAGCGGTCGATCGTTTGGTGGACTTCGTCGAAACCCACGCCGCCCGCGCCCGTTAG
- the cysD gene encoding sulfate adenylyltransferase subunit CysD, with translation MDDLDRLEADSIHILREAYASLRPLVMLWSLGKDSNAMIWLARKAFLGEVPFPVAHLDTGLEFPETYAFRERYAKEWGLKLIDDACPPIEEVDPNLPPNSRLAARKSLGLRQALTRHGFKGVIAGIRRDEQATRAKERVFSPRGADGAWDFRDQPPEFWDSYHPAPPQDGHVRVHPLLRWTEIDVWRYIQRESIPVVPLYFAKNGKRYRSLGEIGITFPIDSDAADIPSILAELAATRAPERAGRAMDHDSEDAFERLRATGYM, from the coding sequence ATGGACGATCTCGACCGCCTCGAAGCCGACTCTATCCATATTCTGCGCGAAGCCTACGCGTCGCTGCGGCCGCTCGTCATGCTGTGGTCGTTGGGCAAGGATTCGAACGCGATGATCTGGCTCGCGCGCAAAGCCTTCCTGGGCGAGGTGCCGTTCCCGGTCGCGCATCTCGACACCGGGCTCGAGTTTCCCGAGACTTATGCGTTCCGCGAGCGCTATGCCAAGGAATGGGGCCTCAAACTCATCGACGACGCTTGCCCGCCGATCGAGGAGGTCGATCCCAATCTGCCGCCCAATTCGCGCTTGGCGGCGCGCAAGAGCCTCGGCCTGCGCCAGGCGCTGACGCGCCACGGCTTTAAAGGCGTCATCGCCGGGATCCGGCGCGACGAACAGGCGACGCGCGCCAAGGAACGCGTGTTCAGTCCGCGCGGCGCCGATGGCGCTTGGGATTTCCGCGATCAGCCGCCGGAATTCTGGGACAGCTATCACCCGGCACCGCCGCAAGACGGGCATGTGCGCGTCCATCCGTTGTTGCGCTGGACGGAGATTGACGTGTGGCGCTACATCCAGCGCGAAAGCATTCCGGTCGTGCCGCTTTATTTCGCCAAGAACGGCAAGCGCTATCGCTCGCTGGGCGAAATCGGGATCACTTTCCCGATCGACAGCGACGCCGCCGATATTCCGTCGATCCTGGCCGAACTCGCCGCGACGCGGGCCCCCGAACGCGCCGGCCGCGCGATGGACCACGACTCCGAAGACGCGTTCGAGCGTCTGCGCGCCACCGGCTATATGTGA
- the cysA gene encoding sulfate ABC transporter ATP-binding protein, with protein MSVNLRGIEKSFGAFRALDGVSLDIEPGEFLALLGPSGSGKTTLLRIVAGLDFPDAGNVAIDGIDATDLPAGERKAGFVFQNYALFRHLTVAKNIAFGLEVRPRAARPSPDAIAARVQELLTRVGLKDLGGRYPTQLSGGQRQRVALARALAVEPRLLLLDEPFGALDARVRKELRRWLRALHAELGLTSILVTHDQEEAFELADRVAVVDRGKIVQVGTPQAIYDDPATPFVHEFLGEANRFAGTVAAGRLTIPALRLEIRAPAHLPDGPALAYIRHTDLLPIASNEAEGQRLTGIVRDVVASGPTVGVVVQVPGAGATLVAEFDRHAADDKALTVGHELALSARRLRAYPDAA; from the coding sequence ATGTCCGTCAATCTTCGTGGCATCGAAAAATCCTTCGGCGCTTTCCGCGCCCTCGACGGCGTGTCGCTCGACATCGAGCCGGGCGAATTCCTGGCGCTGCTCGGGCCCTCGGGTTCGGGCAAGACGACTTTGCTGCGCATCGTCGCCGGCCTCGATTTTCCCGACGCCGGCAATGTGGCGATCGACGGCATCGACGCGACCGATCTGCCGGCCGGCGAGCGCAAGGCCGGCTTCGTGTTCCAGAACTACGCGTTGTTCCGTCATTTAACGGTCGCGAAGAACATCGCCTTCGGCCTGGAAGTGCGCCCGCGCGCCGCGCGCCCATCGCCCGATGCGATCGCCGCGCGCGTGCAGGAGTTGCTGACCCGCGTCGGCCTCAAAGATCTCGGCGGCCGCTATCCCACGCAACTTTCCGGCGGCCAGCGCCAGCGCGTGGCGCTCGCCCGCGCCCTGGCCGTCGAGCCGCGTCTGCTGCTGCTCGACGAACCCTTCGGCGCGCTGGACGCGCGCGTGCGTAAGGAACTGCGCCGCTGGCTGCGCGCTTTGCACGCCGAACTCGGCCTCACCTCCATCCTGGTCACGCACGACCAGGAGGAAGCGTTCGAGCTCGCCGACCGCGTCGCCGTCGTCGATCGCGGCAAGATCGTGCAGGTCGGGACGCCGCAAGCGATCTACGACGATCCCGCCACGCCCTTCGTGCATGAGTTCCTGGGCGAAGCGAATCGCTTCGCGGGCACCGTCGCGGCGGGCCGCTTGACGATTCCGGCCTTGCGCTTGGAGATCCGCGCCCCCGCCCATCTGCCCGATGGGCCCGCACTCGCCTATATCCGTCACACCGATTTGTTGCCGATCGCGAGCAACGAAGCCGAAGGACAGCGCTTGACCGGGATCGTGCGCGACGTGGTCGCCAGCGGACCGACGGTCGGGGTGGTCGTCCAGGTGCCCGGTGCGGGCGCCACGCTGGTGGCCGAGTTCGATCGGCATGCCGCCGACGACAAGGCGCTGACGGTCGGTCACGAGCTTGCGCTGTCGGCCCGCCGCTTGCGCGCCTATCCCGACGCTGCCTAG